A single genomic interval of Helianthus annuus cultivar XRQ/B chromosome 6, HanXRQr2.0-SUNRISE, whole genome shotgun sequence harbors:
- the LOC110864674 gene encoding 22.0 kDa class IV heat shock protein translates to MAISKTKTITFLFMFLTTTTLAFMITKTNALIPYRTPLWELMHPSEDPFKILEQTPLNLPKNLETINLARADWKETTTHHVITLDVPGMKQGDIKIEVEENRVLRVSGERKPDAENDGDKWHRAERTSGKFWRQFRLPVNADVDKINAVLEDGVLRIKVAKVAQEKKQAKVVDIVGGDGSGEDVRATKVDG, encoded by the coding sequence ATGGCAATCTCAAAGACAAAAACAATCACATTCTTGTTCATGTTCTTAACAACAACAACACTAGCATTCATGATCACAAAAACCAACGCTCTAATCCCATACAGAACACCTCTATGGGAACTCATGCATCCATCAGAAGACCCATTCAAGATTTTAGAACAAACCCCACTCAATCTCCCCAAAAATTTAGAAACAATCAACCTGGCACGTGCCGACTGGAAGGAGACCACAACCCATCACGTGATCACCCTGGATGTGCCCGGGATGAAGCAAGGGGACATAAAGATCGAGGTGGAGGAGAACCGGGTGTTGAGAGTGAGCGGAGAGCGAAAACCGGACGCCGAAAACGACGGGGATAAGTGGCACAGGGCGGAGAGGACGAGTGGAAAGTTTTGGAGGCAGTTTAGGTTGCCGGTGAATGCTGACGTGGATAAGATAAATGCGGTTCTTGAAGATGGTGTGTTGAGGATTAAAGTGGCGAAGGTGGCTCAGGAGAAGAAGCAGGCTAAGGTTGTTGATATTGTTGGGGGAGATGGGTCTGGTGAAGATGTTAGAGCAACCAAGGTTGATGGTTGA